One segment of Lytechinus pictus isolate F3 Inbred chromosome 13, Lp3.0, whole genome shotgun sequence DNA contains the following:
- the LOC135156304 gene encoding uncharacterized protein LOC135156304 — protein sequence MSAEKVKNLRLQRRWAKAKLSRFGKALQSLIDGERPVPEVQESFAQYAGAFEDLQNKHDSYSEVLEDDEEFEREELWMEECHNSFLKLQILERDYCKDNESHREAQQLQEHHLRASTSHQSMETTLSADEQQDQSPRQTNQPPEAGRRMSGSVYRMERPKLPTFDGNIRDYCIFKADFLHAVGRQYEDRDALMILRSCLQSKPLQLIKGIGHNYQAAWEQLDMIYGDERFVADAIINDISKVKPLKSGEDERFCEFVHLVRRSYNTLMEINQPGNLNNSHMLAIMERKLSPEDRLVWFRHQEASGKASFEMFLTWLTVELKSRMRASAPVRSDSKSSGVHLVGKTVASQENKFQRLFHKCWLCETSSHWLDQCRKFLAMSQSERLKLLKDHHACFSCLKKAGKDHRMSNCKRKRRCSETTAGEPCKYFHHPLLHASTEVRGGNVDVAFAGNSEALLPVVTAEILGQQGAVCKGNVLLDSGAQVSLIKMSVAKEMNLKGSNINITITKVGGEQEQMETKQYQIKVRSLSTNAIHSLAAVALPCISENIAQVKMNEISKQFNLKSEDLRRGSGSVHLLIGIDYPKMHLGETREKGQLAARKSPLGWVIFGAPKRRNDRMNVLHVKLTSPIDLTDFWSSESMGVQSSSCHCEPSPLSKQEKVEEQIIRESSRKVGNKWEIAYPWRKDPNLLPNNRAQAEKVLCSTEKRLARNPDHADAYRKQMRELIENGFARKLTENEVAQYEGPVHYISHHAVLRPEKRSTPVRIVFNSSSSYQGHCLNDYWLKGPDLLNDLLGVLLRFRMNEVGFCGDISKMYHRVSIPERDMNVHRYLWRDMETDKKPDVYIMKVVTFGDKPAPAMAQLALRMTAEAAEARYPKAAQVLKESVYMDDICDSVRDVGEAEQLTSEIDQVLLEGGFKVKGWTSNEALRGESKKEGKTKILEAALEDKVLGIAWDNQQDMFFYKLKDTVSSFPNDGKEESSVLTKRKILSRIARIFDPIGFAAPFLVRAKIGMQQLWQRGYDWDELLPPDLQEWWVTFMKEMQDLNDIKYERCLTPPMAVGHPSLCIFADASEVAFGVCVYLQWKLENGKYAVRFVVAKSRVAPLKKMTVPRLELQAAVMASRVYTTVMKELSLKPEKIIFMTDSMIALSWIRSEGRRFKPFVAARIGEIQSYTNPAQWKYVPGELNPADDVSRGLPVRKLSERWKQGPAFLYRSYEEWPSEKAIPEAETEIEAERRRVNHISVKNNDVIDVKRFSSWKKLIRVTAYVLKFIDKLKAVLRAKSNVNLGDGNLSTTQLQKAEHFLIKEAQSSLYQRVQNGEFKTLSPFIDNEGIIRVGGRLDKALISYEHKHPALLPHGAWVSVLITRHMHQLGHGGVAATAAKVRRQYWILKIHKLAKTVKYRCVICRRMEHQVESQVMSDLPDERVAPYTPPFHFSSVDYFGPISVKVGRNKTAKHYGVLFTCLNTRAVHLEVAVDCSSMEFMQVLRRFFAVRGQPALLLSDNGTQFVGAERELREMVRGWSYEELKDFCAERGTTWKFTTPSAPHHNGCAEALVKSCKIALKKAVGDQLVTPFELHTCLQEVANLVNQRPIGRTPNDPDDGAYLCPNDLLLGRSSSAVPQGPFRETKNPRHRFEFVQRIVDAYWKSWMRDVFPLLVPRRKWNSDRRNVRIDDVVILSDPNAVRGKWTLGKVIQVYPGTDGKVRTVKVQSKGTDYKRPISKIVVIYPAEGYEE from the coding sequence ATGTCAGCCGAGAAGGTTAAGAATCTGCGCCTGCAGCGGAGATGGGCAAAAGCCAAGTTGTCCAGGTTTGGAAAGGCCCTTCAGAGCTTGATCGATGGAGAGCGACCTGTTCCAGAAGTTCAGGAATCGTTTGCACAGTATGCTGGTGCTTTTGAGGATTTACAAAATAAGCATGACAGTTATTCGGAAGTGCTAGAGGATGACgaggaatttgaaagagaagaGTTGTGGATGGAAGAGTGCCACAATTCATTTTTGAAGCTGCAGATCCTTGAAAGAGACTATTGCAAAGATAATGAGAGCCACAGAGAAGCACAGCAGCTCCAAGAGCATCATCTTAGAGCATCGACAAGCCATCAGAGTATGGAAACAACTTTATCAGCAGATGAACAGCAAGATCAGTCACCAAGACAGACAAATCAGCCTCCTGAAGCAGGAAGGAGAATGTCAGGATCTGTTTATAGGATGGAAAGGCCTAAACTTCCCACCTTTGATGGCAACATCCGTGATTACTGCATTTTCAAGGCAGATTTTTTACATGCTGTTGGCAGACAGTATGAGGATAGAGATGCCCTAATGATTCTGAGGTCATGTTTACAGAGCAAACCCTTGCAGTTGATTAAAGGAATTGGGCATAACTACCAAGCAGCATGGGAACAGTTGGACATGATATATGGAGATGAGCGCTTTGTTGCCGACGCTATAATCAATGACATCTCAAAAGTCAAACCACTCAAAAGCGGAGAAGATGAAAGATTTTGTGAGTTTGTGCATCTCGTTCGGAGGAGTTACAATACCCTCATGGAAATCAACCAGCCAGGAAATTTGAACAATAGCCATATGCTTGCCATAATGGAAAGGAAGCTAAGCCCGGAAGACCGACTGGTGTGGTTTAGGCATCAAGAGGCAAGTGGCAAGGCAAGCTTTGAAATGTTTCTGACATGGCTTACAGTTGAACTGAAGTCAAGGATGAGAGCTTCGGCCCCAGTCCGAAGTGATTCGAAGTCAAGTGGTGTACATCTAGTCGGGAAGACAGTAGCCAGCCAGGAAAACAAATTCCAGAGGTTATTTCACAAATGCTGGCTCTGTGAAACATCATCACATTGGCTTGATCAGTGTCGTAAGTTTTTAGCCATGTCACAATCCGAGAGACTGAAGCTACTCAAGGATCATCATGCCTGTTTTAGCTGTCTAAAGAAGGCTGGTAAGGATCACAGAATGTCAAACTGTAAACGGAAACGTCGATGTAGTGAAACTACTGCCGGAGAACCATGCAAGTACTTCCACCACCCCCTCCTTCATGCTTCAACAGAGGTCCGAGGTGGAAATGTAGATGTCGCCTTTGCGGGCAACTCTGAGGCACTGTTACCCGTAGTTACAGCGGAGATCCTGGGGCAACAAGGAGCAGTCTGTAAGGGAAATGTGCTCTTAGACTCTGGAGCTCAAGTAAGCCTCATCAAGATGTCTGTTGCTAAGGAGATGAATCTGAAGGGAAGCAACATAAATATCACAATCACTAAGGTTGGTGGAGAGCAAGAGCAGATGGAAACCAAACAATATCAGATAAAAGTGAGGTCCCTCTCTACCAATGCCATTCATTCTTTAGCAGCAGTGGCATTACCCTGTATCAGTGAAAATATTGCACAAGTGAAGATGAATGAAATTTCCAAGCAGTTTAATCTGAAGTCTGAGGATCTACGCAGAGGAAGTGGGTCAGTTCATCTTCTCATAGGTATTGACTACCCAAAGATGCATCTTGGTGAAACGAGAGAGAAGGGACAGTTAGCAGCCCGAAAATCCCCACTGGGCTGGGTCATCTTTGGTGCTCCCAAAAGAAGGAATGATAGGATGAATGTGCTGCATGTGAAGTTGACATCCCCAATTGACTTGACCGATTTCTGGAGCTCAGAATCTATGGGGGTGCAGTCTAGTTCCTGCCATTGTGAGCCAAGCCCTTTGAGCAAGCAGGAGAAGGTTGAGGAGCAGATTATCAGAGAGTCTAGTAGAAAGGTTGGAAACAAGTGGGAGATTGCTTATCCATGGAGAAAGGATCCCAACCTACTTCCTAACAATCGAGCACAAGCAGAGAAGGTACTGTGTTCGACTGAGAAAAGACTAGCTCGAAACCCAGACCATGCAGATGCATATAGAAaacaaatgagggaactgatagAGAATGGATTTGCACGAAAGTTAACAGAGAATGAAGTAGCTCAGTACGAGGGTCCTGTTCACTACATTTCCCACCACGCTGTTCTCCGGCCTGAGAAGAGAAGTACCCCTGTACGCATCGTCTTCAATTCGTCTTCATCATATCAGGGTCATTGCTTAAATGACTATTGGCTAAAGGGTCCAGATCTTCTCAATGATCTGCTTGGAGTATTGCTGAGATTCCGGATGAATGAAGTAGGATTTTGTGGTGACATTTCTAAGATGTATCACAGGGTCTCAATTCCTGAGAGAGATATGAATGTACATCGGTACCTGTGGCGAGATATGGAGACTGATAAAAAGCCAGATGTTTACATTATGAAAGTTGTTACATTTGGCGACAAGCCAGCACCAGCTATGGCCCAGTTGGCACTCAGGATGACAGCAGAAGCAGCAGAGGCTAGATATCCGAAAGCAGCACAGGTACTGAAGGAGAGTGTCTACATGGACGACATATGTGACTCGGTGAGAGATGTAGGCGAAGCAGAGCAGCTGACAAGTGAAATTGATCAAGTACTTTTGGAAGGTGGCTTTAAAGTTAAAGGCTGGACCAGCAACGAAGCTTTGAGAGGAGAAAGTAAGAAGgaaggtaaaacaaaaatcctCGAAGCCGCCTTGGAAGACAAAGTGCTGGGAATAGCATGGGACAACCAGCAAGATATGTTCTTCTACAAACTGAAGGACACAGTCAGCAGTTTTCCTAATGATGGAAAAGAAGAATCGAGTGTACTTACCAAAAGGAAGATTCTGAGTAGAATTGCACGAATATTTGATCCGATAGGATTTGCTGCCCCCTTTCTAGTTCGTGCAAAGATTGGAATGCAGCAGTTGTGGCAAAGAGGATATGATTGGGATGAACTTCTGCCTCCCGATCTACAGGAGTGGTGGGTGACATTCATGAAAGAGATGCAGGacttgaatgatatcaaatatgagAGATGCCTGACTCCACCAATGGCTGTTGGTCACCCTTCACTGTGCATATTTGCTGATGCATCTGAGGTAGCATTTGGAGTCTGTGTGTATTTGCAGTGGAAGCTGGAAAATGGTAAATATGCTGTTAGATTTGTAGTTGCCAAATCTCGAGTTGCTCCCCTGAAAAAGATGACTGTGCCTAGACTTGAACTTCAGGCGGCAGTAATGGCTTCAAGAGTCTACACAACAGTGATGAAAGAACTGAGTCTGAAGCCTGAAAAGATCATCTTCATGACTGATAGCATGATTGCCCTCTCCTGGATTCGAAGTGAGGGTAGGAGATTTAAGCCATTCGTCGCAGCAAGGATTGGAGAAATCCAAAGTTATACCAACCCTGCACAATGGAAGTATGTTCCCGGAGAGCTGAACCCAGCAGATGACGTCTCCAGGGGCCTGCCAGTAAGGAAGCTCTCAGAAAGATGGAAACAAGGACCTGCGTTCTTGTACAGATCTTACGAGGAATGGCCGTCAGAAAAGGCTATTCCAGAAGCAGAGACTGAGATTGAAGCAGAACGACGAAGGGTTAATCATATCTCAGTCAAGAACAATGATGTGATCGATGTCAAGAGATTCTCCAGCTGGAAAAAACTGATCCGAGTAACGGCTTATGTTTTAAAGTTCATCGACAAGCTCAAAGCTGTACTTCGGGCAAAGTCTAATGTCAATCTTGGAGATGGAAACTTATCGACAACTCAGTTGCAGAAAGCTGAACACTTTCTAATTAAGGAAGCCCAGAGTTCCTTGTATCAACGTGTACAGAATGGAGAATTCAAGACTCTCAGCCCTTTTATAGACAACGAGGGAATTATCAGAGTTGGAGGGCGACTAGACAAGGCTCTGATTTCCTATGAGCACAAACACCCTGCTCTGCTGCCACATGGAGCTTGGGTATCAGTGCTGATAACGAGACATATGCATCAGCTAGGACACGGAGGCGTGGCAGCTACTGCAGCGAAGGTTCGACGTCAATACTGGATCCTGAAAATTCATAAACTGGCTAAGACTGTAAAGTATAGGTGTGTGATTTGCCGACGCATGGAGCATCAGGTTGAGTCACAAGTCATGTCTGATCTACCAGATGAGAGAGTTGCCCCATATACACCACCGTTTCACTTCTCATCTGTCGACTATTTTGGACCGATATCAGTCAAAGTTGGAAGGAACAAGACCGCCAAGCACTATGGGGTCCTCTTCACCTGCCTGAATACAAGAGCGGTACATCTTGAAGTGGCCGTTGATTGCTCATCCATGGAGTTCATGCAGGTACTACGAAGATTCTTTGCTGTGCGGGGTCAGCCTGCATTGCTGCTAAGTGACAACGGTACACAATTCGTAGGGGCAGAAAGAGAGTTACGGGAGATGGTGAGAGGTTGGAGCTATGAGGAGTTAAAGGACTTCTGCGCCGAGAGAGGAACGACATGGAAGTTCACCACTCCATCTGCACCGCATCACAATGGATGTGCTGAAGCGTTAGTTAAAAGTTGCAAGATCGCCTTGAAGAAAGCAGTCGGGGATCAACTGGTCACACCCTTTGAGTTGCATACATGTCTCCAAGAGGTCGCAAATCTCGTCAACCAGCGCCCTATCGGAAGAACTCCGAATGATCCCGATGATGGAGCATATCTGTGTCCAAACGATCTTTTGCTTGGAAGATCTTCGAGCGCAGTCCCTCAAGGACCCTTCAGAGAGACGAAGAACCCGAGACATCGCTTTGAGTTTGTCCAGCGAATCGTCGACGCGTACTGGAAGAGTTGGATGCGTGACGTCTTTCCACTACTGGTGCCACGACGAAAATGGAACAGTGACAGAAGGAACGTCCGAATCGATGACGTGGTTATACTCTCTGACCCTAATGCAGTTCGAGGAAAGTGGACATTGGGTAAAGTTATCCAAGTGTATCCTGGGACTGATGGGAAAGTTCGAACAGTTAAAGTACAATCTAAAGGTACTGATTATAAGCGGCCGATTTCGAAGATTGTTGTAATATATCCGGCAGAAGGGTATGAGGAGTAG